In the Carboxydothermus hydrogenoformans Z-2901 genome, one interval contains:
- a CDS encoding DUF4911 domain-containing protein: MSEKEMVLVEVNPSEIVYLDFLLEGFNGLGIGHTLDPKIARVAIYTTSSMKAELISTLKKLPINVTLIGEE; the protein is encoded by the coding sequence ATGAGTGAAAAAGAAATGGTGCTCGTTGAGGTAAACCCGAGCGAAATTGTTTATCTGGACTTTCTTTTAGAAGGGTTTAATGGCCTTGGCATTGGGCATACCCTTGATCCGAAAATTGCTCGTGTTGCTATTTACACTACTTCTTCCATGAAGGCGGAACTTATCTCAACCTTAAAAAAACTGCCTATTAACGTAACCCTTATCGGTGAAGAATAA
- a CDS encoding helix-turn-helix domain-containing protein has translation MTVKGNKIRELREERGLTLNELSKKAGLSISYLSEIERGSKKPSLKTIDKIAKALNVNKAQILETEQLEVSLTLGERIRLIREEKKLTISELAARVGISVSYLSEIERDTVNPSVATLRRIAEELGVSVADLMGKEHSLGYKLKKLREDMGLTQAELASQAGVSPGLIGQIEQGKVQPSLKTIEKLAEVLGTTPCYFILEQTSPEQMLNLMSPELRELLLNPNVQSLLSSICTLNEKELQFILNFIQLFKKSGVMEE, from the coding sequence ATGACGGTAAAGGGAAATAAAATTCGCGAGCTCAGGGAAGAGCGCGGACTTACCTTAAATGAACTTTCCAAAAAAGCGGGTCTTTCAATTTCCTACTTGAGCGAAATTGAAAGGGGTTCCAAAAAGCCGTCATTAAAAACCATTGACAAAATTGCCAAAGCTTTAAACGTTAATAAAGCGCAAATTTTGGAAACCGAGCAATTGGAAGTAAGCCTAACTTTAGGCGAGCGAATTCGCTTGATAAGGGAAGAAAAAAAGCTTACCATAAGCGAACTTGCGGCGCGGGTGGGCATATCGGTTTCCTATTTAAGTGAAATTGAAAGGGATACGGTGAACCCTTCCGTTGCTACCTTACGCCGGATTGCGGAAGAATTAGGTGTATCGGTAGCCGATTTAATGGGGAAGGAACATTCCCTTGGTTACAAGTTAAAAAAGTTAAGGGAAGATATGGGCCTTACCCAGGCGGAATTAGCCAGTCAGGCGGGGGTTTCTCCGGGATTAATTGGCCAGATAGAACAGGGGAAAGTTCAACCTTCGCTAAAAACTATCGAAAAATTGGCGGAAGTATTGGGAACAACTCCTTGTTACTTTATTTTGGAACAAACCTCTCCGGAACAAATGTTAAATTTAATGAGTCCGGAATTAAGGGAGCTTTTGCTAAATCCCAACGTTCAATCGTTATTGAGCAGTATTTGTACCTTGAATGAAAAGGAACTCCAGTTTATTTTAAACTTTATCCAGCTGTTTAAAAAATCAGGGGTAATGGAAGAATAA
- a CDS encoding FmdB family zinc ribbon protein has protein sequence MPRYDFRCEDCGEKFTAWASINDRDKVVCPKCESNRVKQLLTGFGIIGGSQSSSSLSSAGSSGCTSFG, from the coding sequence ATGCCAAGGTACGATTTTCGTTGTGAAGACTGTGGCGAAAAATTTACTGCCTGGGCTTCCATAAACGACCGGGATAAAGTAGTTTGTCCAAAATGTGAAAGTAACCGCGTAAAACAACTTTTAACGGGATTTGGCATCATAGGCGGAAGCCAGAGTAGCAGCTCTTTAAGTTCTGCCGGAAGTTCGGGCTGTACTTCCTTTGGCTGA
- a CDS encoding class I SAM-dependent methyltransferase: MDKKAKLQELEKRYQDLLARWPAHSVKPEMIIEKEELEDEIAELKKAIAEEKMGHVFDPQNRHRLKNEKRKKILPPEETVAKLPLNPGEVILDYGAGIGYFTVPLAKRTGSSGVVYAVDISPEIIKDLEEEVLKEGLTNVKTALVPGDGSLPEEFPEFDVIFLATVLHELSEKEAVLSALTQKLKKQGKLIIIDWEKKETEFGPPVAHRVSVEEAVSYLEKAGLKLLQKMNVSAAHWGIIGIKE; encoded by the coding sequence ATGGATAAAAAAGCGAAATTACAGGAATTGGAAAAACGGTATCAGGATCTTTTAGCGCGCTGGCCGGCTCATTCGGTGAAGCCGGAAATGATTATCGAAAAAGAAGAACTGGAAGACGAAATAGCTGAGCTCAAAAAGGCTATTGCGGAAGAAAAGATGGGTCATGTTTTTGATCCGCAAAATCGGCATAGGTTAAAAAACGAAAAACGAAAAAAAATCCTGCCCCCCGAGGAGACGGTGGCCAAACTGCCGCTAAATCCCGGGGAGGTTATTTTAGACTACGGTGCGGGGATTGGTTATTTTACCGTACCTCTTGCTAAAAGAACCGGGAGCTCGGGGGTGGTTTATGCCGTTGATATTTCCCCCGAGATTATAAAAGACCTGGAAGAAGAAGTGTTAAAAGAGGGACTTACAAATGTTAAAACAGCTTTAGTTCCCGGGGATGGGAGTCTACCGGAAGAGTTTCCGGAGTTTGATGTAATTTTTTTAGCAACGGTGTTGCACGAGCTTTCGGAAAAAGAAGCGGTTTTATCCGCATTGACCCAAAAACTGAAAAAACAGGGTAAGCTAATTATCATTGACTGGGAAAAGAAAGAAACCGAATTTGGCCCTCCGGTAGCCCACAGGGTTTCTGTGGAGGAGGCGGTTTCTTATCTTGAAAAAGCTGGTTTAAAGCTACTGCAGAAGATGAACGTAAGTGCAGCTCACTGGGGTATAATAGGGATAAAAGAATAA
- the trxA gene encoding thioredoxin, which translates to MVLKFTDANFEDEVINSDMPVLVDFWAEWCGPCRMIAPIIERLAIDYLGQVKVGKLNVDENRETAIALGIMSIPTVMIFKDGKVLDTIIGYQPENVFREKIEKALKK; encoded by the coding sequence ATGGTTTTAAAGTTTACCGATGCCAATTTTGAAGATGAAGTAATTAATTCCGATATGCCGGTATTAGTAGATTTTTGGGCGGAGTGGTGTGGTCCGTGCCGGATGATTGCCCCCATCATCGAAAGACTGGCGATTGATTATCTCGGTCAGGTTAAAGTTGGCAAGCTAAATGTTGATGAAAACCGGGAAACGGCTATTGCTCTTGGAATCATGAGCATTCCTACGGTAATGATTTTTAAAGATGGAAAGGTGCTTGATACCATTATCGGTTATCAGCCGGAAAACGTCTTTCGCGAGAAAATAGAAAAAGCGTTAAAAAAGTAG
- a CDS encoding 4Fe-4S binding protein, with translation MFAKKQAVIIYERCKNCEVCEPQEKCPAYAIIKEDDEYYIGPSCQGCGYCRKFCPYNAIELTS, from the coding sequence GTGTTTGCCAAAAAACAAGCGGTAATAATTTACGAGCGGTGCAAAAACTGTGAAGTTTGTGAACCCCAGGAGAAGTGTCCGGCCTACGCCATCATTAAGGAAGACGATGAATATTACATCGGACCCTCCTGTCAGGGGTGCGGTTACTGCCGTAAGTTTTGCCCTTATAATGCTATTGAGCTTACCAGTTAG
- a CDS encoding methyltransferase domain-containing protein has translation MIKLLEKIIARYEKESGEGLSCGNNIAVGSLKPGMIVLDLGCGNGGETIRAAQIVAPGFAVGLDITEKLLEKGQKKAREQGVKNVVFIKGEIENLPFVGESFDVVISNCALNHARDKLKVYREIYRVLKEDGYFIVSDPVSLVELPPEIKNNEELWAQCFAGAEEESKYLRYIIEAGFTLEILKRREYEKNGYPFASLTIKGTKKRR, from the coding sequence GTGATTAAATTGTTAGAAAAGATTATAGCTCGTTACGAAAAGGAATCCGGTGAAGGTCTTTCCTGCGGCAACAATATAGCGGTGGGAAGCTTAAAACCGGGCATGATAGTACTGGATTTGGGATGCGGCAATGGGGGAGAAACAATTAGAGCTGCACAAATTGTTGCTCCGGGGTTTGCCGTTGGACTTGATATTACCGAAAAACTTTTAGAAAAAGGGCAAAAAAAAGCCCGGGAACAGGGAGTTAAAAACGTTGTTTTTATCAAAGGTGAAATAGAAAACTTACCCTTTGTCGGGGAAAGCTTTGATGTGGTAATTTCCAATTGTGCTTTAAATCATGCCCGGGATAAGTTAAAAGTATACCGGGAGATTTACAGGGTTTTAAAGGAAGACGGCTATTTTATTGTATCCGACCCGGTTAGCCTGGTGGAACTTCCACCGGAAATAAAAAATAACGAGGAACTCTGGGCCCAGTGTTTTGCTGGAGCGGAAGAAGAGTCGAAGTATTTACGCTACATTATCGAAGCCGGGTTTACTTTGGAGATTTTAAAAAGAAGGGAATACGAAAAAAACGGCTATCCTTTTGCCAGTCTTACCATTAAAGGTACCAAGAAAAGGAGGTGA
- a CDS encoding radical SAM/SPASM domain-containing protein — MYFSKYNLILPFADNYLLLNPLSGAVDLLEESDYQLLEELRKSSSKNFDRQFIAYLRERGYIYEDEGEEEEKLTETFKEFLEINNTSPTQIFFVPTYNCNLACSYCFQQGIKDKKDLPTKEVLDAFFNYVNQNFKNEPEKPFLTLFGGEPLIASEYQKEVIAYFLYQAKINGYEVSIVTNGYALKEYMPILTKGVIKEVQITVDGPPEIHDQRRVTKGGGKTFDRIFEGLLLLKEAGIPINLRAVVDKSNLITLVELAKLLDENGFLDLPKSKFKTQIGRNYELFECQDQSQNLYDRLALWAEYAKLSKQYPILQKFHLPEFKGVKYLVDNGEMPFPTYDNCPAFKKEWAFDYQGKIYGCTANVGREEFMVGTFYPEVRLDEEKIKPWQKRSILTIPKCRECEVALLCGGGCGTVAYNREKTVLAPDCRPIRELWEIGVNYYSKEIKALGEN, encoded by the coding sequence ATGTATTTTAGTAAGTATAACTTAATTTTACCCTTTGCAGATAATTACTTACTTTTAAATCCTCTTTCCGGAGCGGTGGATTTGCTGGAAGAAAGCGATTACCAACTTTTAGAGGAGCTAAGAAAAAGCTCCTCTAAAAATTTTGACCGGCAATTTATCGCTTACCTCCGGGAAAGAGGTTATATATATGAAGATGAAGGGGAAGAAGAGGAGAAATTAACCGAAACCTTTAAAGAATTCTTGGAGATAAACAATACCTCCCCTACCCAGATTTTTTTTGTACCAACTTACAACTGTAATTTAGCGTGCAGTTACTGTTTTCAGCAGGGGATTAAAGATAAAAAAGATTTACCAACAAAAGAGGTTTTGGATGCCTTTTTTAATTACGTAAATCAAAATTTTAAAAACGAGCCGGAAAAGCCGTTTTTAACTTTATTTGGCGGTGAACCGTTAATTGCTTCGGAATACCAAAAAGAAGTTATAGCTTACTTTCTCTATCAGGCGAAGATTAACGGGTATGAAGTTTCAATAGTTACCAACGGTTATGCCCTTAAGGAGTACATGCCAATTTTAACAAAGGGCGTAATTAAAGAAGTGCAAATTACCGTTGACGGACCACCGGAAATTCACGACCAGCGGCGGGTTACCAAAGGCGGCGGTAAAACCTTTGACAGGATTTTTGAAGGGCTGCTTCTTTTAAAAGAAGCGGGCATTCCTATCAACCTGCGGGCAGTGGTGGATAAAAGCAATCTTATAACCCTGGTTGAACTGGCTAAACTTCTTGACGAGAACGGATTTTTGGATTTACCCAAAAGCAAGTTTAAAACCCAGATAGGGAGAAATTACGAGCTGTTTGAATGCCAGGACCAGAGTCAAAATCTGTATGACCGCTTAGCTCTCTGGGCAGAATATGCCAAGCTCTCTAAACAATATCCGATTTTACAAAAATTCCACCTTCCAGAATTTAAAGGAGTAAAGTACCTGGTGGATAACGGGGAGATGCCTTTTCCCACTTATGATAACTGCCCGGCATTTAAAAAAGAATGGGCTTTTGATTATCAGGGAAAAATTTATGGCTGCACCGCCAATGTAGGCCGGGAGGAGTTCATGGTAGGAACTTTTTATCCGGAAGTTCGCCTTGATGAAGAAAAAATCAAACCCTGGCAAAAGCGGTCAATTTTGACTATCCCAAAATGCCGGGAATGCGAAGTGGCCCTTTTGTGTGGTGGCGGTTGCGGTACCGTTGCTTACAACCGGGAAAAAACCGTTTTAGCACCGGACTGCCGGCCAATTCGCGAGCTCTGGGAAATCGGAGTAAATTACTACAGCAAAGAAATTAAAGCCTTAGGAGAGAACTAA
- a CDS encoding DUF5714 domain-containing protein, which yields MAYTEGCLICGAEITYQEEPAEKTCTICGKKELSQAQCSQGHFVCSDCHRGEHLKTIINFCQNTDWQNPVDIFDYLTQVPGFPLHGPEHHALTAASLIAAYQNITGQKNPRAIRDAVVRAKQLVGGSCGLWGACSSALGAGIAFSIIFGNTPLSRERWGDANRATGKILEKIGAIGGPRCCKRTSYLSLINGAKILEQLTGIKFQLTTPKCMFSRRNKECLKEKCPFYPG from the coding sequence ATGGCGTATACCGAAGGCTGTCTGATTTGCGGTGCCGAGATTACTTACCAGGAGGAACCGGCGGAGAAAACCTGCACCATTTGCGGGAAAAAAGAATTAAGTCAGGCCCAGTGCAGTCAAGGACATTTTGTTTGCAGTGACTGCCACCGGGGGGAACATTTAAAGACTATCATAAATTTTTGTCAAAACACTGATTGGCAAAATCCGGTGGATATCTTTGATTATCTTACCCAGGTGCCGGGTTTTCCCCTGCACGGTCCAGAACACCATGCTTTAACTGCAGCAAGTTTAATTGCCGCTTATCAGAATATTACCGGGCAGAAAAATCCCAGAGCCATTCGGGATGCGGTGGTACGGGCTAAACAGTTAGTGGGCGGTAGTTGCGGGCTCTGGGGGGCCTGCAGTTCAGCTCTGGGTGCAGGAATTGCCTTTTCGATAATTTTTGGTAATACTCCGTTGTCCCGGGAAAGATGGGGGGATGCTAACCGGGCTACCGGTAAAATCCTGGAAAAAATCGGCGCTATCGGTGGTCCAAGATGCTGCAAAAGGACTTCTTATTTAAGCTTAATAAACGGAGCTAAAATCTTAGAACAGCTTACTGGAATAAAATTTCAGCTAACCACACCTAAATGTATGTTTAGCCGTCGTAATAAAGAGTGCTTAAAAGAAAAATGCCCCTTTTATCCCGGATGA